In Colletotrichum higginsianum IMI 349063 chromosome 1, whole genome shotgun sequence, the DNA window CTTATTGGAATAGGCGAGATTGATCGCCGAAATGGGTCACAGCATGTAGTACGGGATGAAAACAGCTGCGAAATGGAGATAAGTGCGACCAGTGGGGGTTTTGAAGTGTGCTTTGCAGCAAGGTGCAGGACGGCACCAACCTCCCCATGGATTAACCGGCAGCGTTGCATGCAGACGACTGTCCGTAAGGTTGGTCTCTACGCAGCTTCTGATCAAGGGCTTACGATGACCGAGCAGAGCGAGGTGCTCGCAAGTTGCGAGTGTGAcagagagtgtgtgtgccGAGCCGGGCAAAGGCGGAAGAACGGGAATATCGAATGTCGAGAGAGACCGGCGAAGGGATGGAAGAATTAAACCAGCATGAGCGGTAGTTTCTCCGCCGGCCGGTTTTCTCGGCAAGCCTGGTGTGTGGAATGCTCAAGTCTGCCAACATCGCTTCCGAATTCGTACGCCAAATTTGTGTGTGAAGCTGAAATAGATAACCCAAATCCATTGATGTGCTTGGCGGCTGTCATCAATCGGACGCGTCTCTTACTTACAACTTACACAATCTCCTGATAAAGTTGATTGTTATTCTCAAACCACCGAGACTCTATCTCATATGTCAGGGCAGCCTCTGTCCGTCCCACCGTCCCATTCGGAAAGACTGCTCCTTTCTCTCAAGTCACAACGACAGCCGGCCAACTGTCCCATGCGTCGAATCGCCGACCCCGGTCATGCACCCCTGCAATAGCTTCATGCGGAGAACTGGGGAATTCGACCGAAGGCCGTCCTTAATCttggcccctcccccgctTTCAGTGCTGTCTCCTGCGTTTCCCAGGAACGCCTCTTTCCGGCACAGTCACTGAGGTCTCCTCCTGTCAGGAACCAGAATCGGCTAAGCGCGGGGCCTTCATCCGACAAGCTGACGGGACGGAGGAGTGGCGCGTGTCTTGCTGGTGCATAGATGCAACTTCACCTGCGCAACAActgaaggggaggggagacgGCAGAGTTGTATCCGAACGACGCGCCAAGATCTTCCCATGCGCGGTTCCTGGCCCGTTCTACCGTGAGGGTCACACCCGCTGGCTATCTACCCTGTTTTCCGTTCAGATTTGAACCAAGCTTGGCGCAGCCGTCCTCACAACTTAATCTGCCAGGCCCTTGCTTCGGAGCATCATCTTCCTTCCGTCTCAATCGGAAGAAGCTGGCTCGGGACTAGCATGGTGCTCGCATGGTCAACATCGTGGGCGAGAAGTGTGTTTTTCCCACGTCCCCGGGTGAAAGAGAATTTGTAGGAAGCGGAAGAGGGAAGACGGAAAGGGACCCAGCATCCGTTGGCTTAAGCTGGACATTGGGTTGAAGCTGGTCGGCCATGAAGCTATAATAATACAGACCACCCGTCCGTCCCCGTCCATATCTCGGTCTGAACGTTCTTGGTCGTCTCCTGgtgccatcgccgtcgtccctCCTTACTCTGGTGCCATCAAGCCCCTTCTACCAAGGACATTCACCAGCCGTCAGTCACCATGGCTCCAACATTCTCCTcccgcctcggcctggcAGCCACtaccctcttcttcctcggtcTCACAACCGCCCAGCGCCAGATCGGACCGGTCGAGAACCACCCGCCTCTGACGACGTGGCGCTGcaccaaggccggcggctgcACCGAGGTCAACAACTTCGTCGTGCTAGACTCCCTCGCCCACAATGTCTACCAGGAGGCCAACGGCGCGTCCTGCGGCTCTTGGGGCAACCCGCCCAACGCGACGGCGTGCCCGACCAAGGAGGCCTGCGCCGAGAACTGCGTCCaggagggcctcgacgactacagccgcgtcggcgtctccacggacggcggcgccatgaCCATGTACCAGCTCCGCAACGGCGCCCAAGTCTCCCCGCGCGTCTACCTCCTCGACCCGTCCAAGGAGAGGTACGAGATGATGCACCTGACAGGCAAGGAGTTCACCTTTGACGTCGACGTCTCGCGGCTGCCGTGCGGCATGAACAGCGCGCTGTACACCTCCGAGATGGAGGCTGATGGCGGCAAGAGTGAGCTCAACAAGGGCGGCGCGCGCCACGGCACCGGCTACTGTGACGCGCAGTGCTACACCACGCCCTTCATCAATGGCGAGGCCAACATCGAGGGTTACGGGTCGTGCTGTAATGAGATGGTAAGAAGTCCTCTTTCGTCAAGCAAATCCGTCCAGCAACAGTTTTCTCTCAGGAAAAGAGTATCTACTaaagaaccccccccctgtgCAGGATATCTGGGAGGCCAACTCCCGCGCGGTCCACGTGGCGCCGCACCCGTGCAATCAGACGGGCGTCTACCTCTGCGAGGGTGAGGAGTGCGCCTTCGAGGGCGTCTGCGACAAGAACGGCTGCGCCTGGAACCCGTATCGCGTCAACACCCCGGGCACCTACGGCCGCGGCCCGGAGTTCAAAGTCGACACGACGCGGCCCTTCACCGTCATCACGCAGTTCCCGGCCGACGCTGCGGGCGTCCTGACCGAGATCCACCGGCTCTACATCCAGgacggccgcctcgtccgcagCGAGGTCGTCAACAACCCGGACCTGCCGCAGGTCAACTACCTCAACGACGAGTTCTGCGAGGCGACGGGCTCCCGGCGCTTCATGGACCTCGGCGCGCACCGCGAGATGGGCGAGTCCTTCAACCGGGGCGTGGTGCTCGCCTTCAGCATCTGGtgggacgccggcggcggcatgcgCTGGCTGGACGGCGCGCCCGAGGCCGGGCCGTGCGACGCCACCGAGGGCTTCCCCGAGaacgtcgtcaaggtcgagcCGAACCCCGTCGTGACCTTCAGCAACATCAAGTGGGGGGAGCTCGGTTCAACCTTCAAGCCGACGTGCAAGAACAAGCCGAGGAACCTTTGAGCGAGGAGAAAAGGCATGCGTCGGAGAGGTGGTCAGCGTTTTTGCCGGCGGTTGTCTAGTTGTTTCTCTGAGCATTCAACCGTGTAGCCGTTCCCTTGTCGTTCAGGTGTAATTCGAATCATTTGTCGCGCCCGAGTTGCTTGATTCGGTAAATATTCGAAAGTGACTATGACAAGCCCGCTAGCTACTATCTTTCATCCATCTGGTTTTCTACCGTCGTCTGTCTCGCCGTGTTTTATTCACGCTCCCTCGCAACGTTGACCTCCCAGTTTTCTGTCACGGCCATTCCATGTCTCGTGGCATGACACATGGAATGGACTGGCTCGTTGGAATTAGCTTAACCTACAGTAGTCATATTAGTATCGATGCTGTCTGTTTTTGAAGCTGGTAAAGGGCTTTCAATTGGGGCTTGGTCTGTAGCACTTCGTCATCTCCTCCCCCACGACACCAGGCTCAGATCACTGCCTCGAACCAGTGATTTACTAATTACatataacgtagttcacaagtgagtgagccacacaagtgagtgagccacttttctacTACCCGTACAACAATgtgtaagagaaatcaaccacaacgccttaaattaatttaaactatttagaatcctcttcttcagaggtagattcaactttctgacatgtgcgagcattatgtccagtc includes these proteins:
- a CDS encoding Glucanase, which produces MAPTFSSRLGLAATTLFFLGLTTAQRQIGPVENHPPLTTWRCTKAGGCTEVNNFVVLDSLAHNVYQEANGASCGSWGNPPNATACPTKEACAENCVQEGLDDYSRVGVSTDGGAMTMYQLRNGAQVSPRVYLLDPSKERYEMMHLTGKEFTFDVDVSRLPCGMNSALYTSEMEADGGKSELNKGGARHGTGYCDAQCYTTPFINGEANIEGYGSCCNEMDIWEANSRAVHVAPHPCNQTGVYLCEGEECAFEGVCDKNGCAWNPYRVNTPGTYGRGPEFKVDTTRPFTVITQFPADAAGVLTEIHRLYIQDGRLVRSEVVNNPDLPQVNYLNDEFCEATGSRRFMDLGAHREMGESFNRGVVLAFSIWWDAGGGMRWLDGAPEAGPCDATEGFPENVVKVEPNPVVTFSNIKWGELGSTFKPTCKNKPRNL